The Dermacentor andersoni chromosome 1, qqDerAnde1_hic_scaffold, whole genome shotgun sequence genomic interval GAGCGTCTGTTGTGGCTGTCGTTTAACCCGCCGCTCTTGCGCACCTTTTCTTGAAGATGAGTGCTGGCCGTTCTTGGAGCCCCCGCTGCCGCCTCGTGGCCGTGCCGCCGCTGCTGGTGCTGCTCACGCTGCTGGCAGCAGTCCCTGCGTGTGTGGGCAAGAAGCTGCACAAGATGGCTGTGCTGGCCGGTGCGTACGGCATTGGTGCCGGCGGACACTTGCTGGGCGGCCTGGGCCTGCTGCATGGCTTGCATGGTCTCTACAGCCACCACCATGGGCACCACCACGGCTACCACCACGGTCATCACTACGAGCACCACGTATCGTACGCCGTGCCAGTACCGGTGCCGGTGCCAGTGCAGTTAGTATCACGTGTGTAGATCACTCGCACTGGCGTCACCACGGCTGTCATGTTGAAAGGCCCCATGGAGTGGTGAAAACAACCTAATTTGTTTAATTTTTGTACCTTGAGCAGCGCTG includes:
- the LOC126545579 gene encoding uncharacterized protein; protein product: MSAGRSWSPRCRLVAVPPLLVLLTLLAAVPACVGKKLHKMAVLAGAYGIGAGGHLLGGLGLLHGLHGLYSHHHGHHHGYHHGHHYEHHVSYAVPVPVPVPVHVHHVHTGYHHDLGYHGFGYHSGYGGYGGWW